The Hevea brasiliensis isolate MT/VB/25A 57/8 chromosome 1, ASM3005281v1, whole genome shotgun sequence genome has a window encoding:
- the LOC110642323 gene encoding putative hydrolase C777.06c, whose product MVQFIGTVRVSPSLAIFALRGRQFSFQSSLLSLSRNGLSLFSLSKNGFSPFKRILRACFISNASGNADAQYQSEIIFMGTGTSEGIPRLSCLTNPLKKCPVCSKAVEPGNKNRRLNTSLLIRYSGPGERRNILIDAGKFFYHSALQWFPAFGLRTIDAVIITHSHADAIGGLDDLRDWTNNVQPYIPIYVAERDFEVMKKTHYYLVDTSVLTPGAAVSELQFNIIHEEPFVACDLKFTPLPVWHGLGYRSLGFRFGNICYISDVSDIPEQTYLLLKDCEILILDALRPDRSSSTHFGLPRALDEVRKIQPKRTLFTGMMHLMDHEKVNVYLSKLLETEGLDVQLSYDGLRIPVTL is encoded by the exons ATGGTCCAATTTATAGGCACCGTTCGTGTATCTCCTTCTCTGGCCATTTTTGCTCTCCGCGGACGCCAATTCTCTTTTCAGAGCTCTTTACTTTCACTTTCAAGAAATGGGCTCTCTCTATTTTCACTTTCCAAAAATGGGTTCTCTCCGTTTAAGAGGATTTTGCGAGCTTGCTTTATTTCTA ATGCAAGTGGAAATGCTGATGCACAGTACCAATCTGAAATCATATTCATGGGGACAGGAACTAGTGAAGGGATTCCACGTCTCAGCTGCCTAACTAATCCTCTAAAGAAATGTCCG GTGTGCTCAAAGGCTGTGGAACCAGGTAATAAGAACAGAAGATTGAACACGAGCCTCCTTATTCGTTATTCTGGGCCTGGTGAAAGACGCAACATTCTAATAGATGCTGGCAA GTTCTTCTACCACAGTGCTCTTCAATGGTTTCCTGCATTTGG GCTAAGAACAATTGATGCGGTTATTATTACTCATTCTCATGCTGATGCAATTGGAG GTCTGGATGATCTTCGAGATTGGACAAACAATGTGCAGCCCTACATTCCAATCTATGTTGCGGAGCGTGATTTTGAG GTGATGAAGAAGACTCATTATTATTTGGTAGATACAAGTGTCCTTACACCTGGTGCTGCTGTCTCAGAGTTACAATTTAACATCATACATGAGGAGCCATTTGTAGCATGTGATCTGAAG TTTACGCCTTTACCAGTGTGGCATGGTCTCGGTTATCGTTCCCTTGGCTTTCGCTTTGGTAACATATGTTACATCAG tgaTGTTAGTGACATACCTGAACAAACTTATCTACTACTCAAGGACTGTGAAATTCTAATtttg GATGCATTGAGGCCTGATCGATCTTCTTCAACACATTTTGGACTTCCAAGG GCCTTAGATGAAGTGCGGAAAATTCAACCAAAAAGAACACTTTTCACAG GCATGATGCACCTGATGGATCATGAAAAGGTTAATGTGTATCTGTCGAAATTGTTGGAGACAGAAGGGCTTGATGTACAACTAAGCTATGACGGATTGCGTATACCAGTAACACTTTAA